In the Tribolium castaneum strain GA2 chromosome 1, icTriCast1.1, whole genome shotgun sequence genome, one interval contains:
- the LOC658239 gene encoding zinc finger CCCH domain-containing protein 15 homolog isoform X1, giving the protein MPPKAKPAAPSKKTEQKKKEKVIEDKTFGLKNKKGAKQQKFIQQVEKQVKTGGHHPVKEDGGKKAEKEKKLKEQKEMAILFKTVQTQKVEKGTDPKSVVCSFFKQGQCGKGDKCKFSHDLSIERKAEKRSLYVDMRDDEEETMENWDEQKLFEVIEKKHGKTGKMPTTDIICKHFLEAVEKSKYGWFWQCPSGESCIYRHALPPGFTLKKDKKKDDKRDEISLEDLIEKERAALGSTQTKVTLETFLAWKKRKIQEKKDAAKRDEDKKRTDFKAGKQVGLSGREMFSFNPELAAQNNMDEGDEAFDSYNYSDTEDDEADYKEINLDLISAEEVDGTGTVASEDRLKTSSKVTENGEEGASAVPINENLFLEEDLEALDEELNDLDLEE; this is encoded by the exons atgccACCGAAGGCCAAACCGGCAGCACCCAGTAAGAAAACTGAacagaaaaagaaagaaaaagtgATTGAG GACAAGACTTtcggtttgaaaaataaaaaaggggCCAAGCAGCAGAAATTCATACAGCAAGTCGAGAAACAAGTTAAAACTGGGGGTCACCATCCTGTTAAAGAAGATGGGGGGAAGAAAGCGGAAAAGGAGAAGAAGTTGAAGGAACAGAAGGAAATggctattttatttaagacCGTGCAAACGCAGAAAGTCGAGAAAG GGACTGATCCCAAGTCTGTGGTTTGTTCGTTCTTCAAACAGGGCCAGTGCGGCAAAGGTGATAAGTGCAAATTTTCCCATGATTTGAGTATAGAGCGGAAGGCGGAGAAAAGGTCGCTGTATGTGGATATGAGAGATGATGAAGAAGAAACTATGGAAAACTGGGATGAGCAAAAGCTGTTTGAAGTGATAGAGAAGAAACATGGAAAGACGGGGAAAATGCCCACTACTGACATT ATTTGTAAACATTTCTTGGAAGCTGTAGAAAAATCAAAGTATGGCTGGTTCTGGCAATGTCCCTCTGGAGAAAGCTGTATTTACAGACACGCTCTCCCACCAGGTTTCACGttaaagaaagataagaaAAAAGACGACAAACGTGATGAAATATCACTGGAAGATCTAATTGAAAAGGAAAGAGCAGCACTAGGTTCTACTCAAACTAAAGTCACGTTAGAGACATTTTTAGCGtggaaaaaacgtaaaattcag gaaaaaaaagacgCCGCAAAACGGGATGAAGACAAAAAACGAACCGACTTTAAGGCAGGCAAACAAGTCGGACTTAGTGGTAGAGAAATGTTTAGTTTTAATCCTGAATTGGCGGCGCAGAATAACATGGATGAAGGCGATGAAGCGTTTGATTCTTACAATTATTCAGACACCGAAGATGATGAAGCGGATTATAAAGAAATCAATTTAGATCTAATTAGTGCCGAAGAG gtTGACGGGACTGGAACTGTGGCCTCTGAAGACCGGCTGAAGACAAGCTCAAAAGTAACAGAAAATGGTGAAGAAGGTGCATCTGCAGTACCCATCAATGAAAATTTGTTCCTTGAGGAGGATTTAGAAGCTTTAGATGAAGAACTAAACGACTTAGATTTAGAAGAATAA
- the LOC658239 gene encoding zinc finger CCCH domain-containing protein 15 homolog isoform X2, with protein MAILFKTVQTQKVEKGTDPKSVVCSFFKQGQCGKGDKCKFSHDLSIERKAEKRSLYVDMRDDEEETMENWDEQKLFEVIEKKHGKTGKMPTTDIICKHFLEAVEKSKYGWFWQCPSGESCIYRHALPPGFTLKKDKKKDDKRDEISLEDLIEKERAALGSTQTKVTLETFLAWKKRKIQEKKDAAKRDEDKKRTDFKAGKQVGLSGREMFSFNPELAAQNNMDEGDEAFDSYNYSDTEDDEADYKEINLDLISAEEVDGTGTVASEDRLKTSSKVTENGEEGASAVPINENLFLEEDLEALDEELNDLDLEE; from the exons ATggctattttatttaagacCGTGCAAACGCAGAAAGTCGAGAAAG GGACTGATCCCAAGTCTGTGGTTTGTTCGTTCTTCAAACAGGGCCAGTGCGGCAAAGGTGATAAGTGCAAATTTTCCCATGATTTGAGTATAGAGCGGAAGGCGGAGAAAAGGTCGCTGTATGTGGATATGAGAGATGATGAAGAAGAAACTATGGAAAACTGGGATGAGCAAAAGCTGTTTGAAGTGATAGAGAAGAAACATGGAAAGACGGGGAAAATGCCCACTACTGACATT ATTTGTAAACATTTCTTGGAAGCTGTAGAAAAATCAAAGTATGGCTGGTTCTGGCAATGTCCCTCTGGAGAAAGCTGTATTTACAGACACGCTCTCCCACCAGGTTTCACGttaaagaaagataagaaAAAAGACGACAAACGTGATGAAATATCACTGGAAGATCTAATTGAAAAGGAAAGAGCAGCACTAGGTTCTACTCAAACTAAAGTCACGTTAGAGACATTTTTAGCGtggaaaaaacgtaaaattcag gaaaaaaaagacgCCGCAAAACGGGATGAAGACAAAAAACGAACCGACTTTAAGGCAGGCAAACAAGTCGGACTTAGTGGTAGAGAAATGTTTAGTTTTAATCCTGAATTGGCGGCGCAGAATAACATGGATGAAGGCGATGAAGCGTTTGATTCTTACAATTATTCAGACACCGAAGATGATGAAGCGGATTATAAAGAAATCAATTTAGATCTAATTAGTGCCGAAGAG gtTGACGGGACTGGAACTGTGGCCTCTGAAGACCGGCTGAAGACAAGCTCAAAAGTAACAGAAAATGGTGAAGAAGGTGCATCTGCAGTACCCATCAATGAAAATTTGTTCCTTGAGGAGGATTTAGAAGCTTTAGATGAAGAACTAAACGACTTAGATTTAGAAGAATAA
- the LOC103314727 gene encoding mitochondrial cardiolipin hydrolase, protein MHRMWNRAFFALGATVLPMILNYLIKRRHKFKLKKLRDEKWDQDSSYYHCIFFTMKNVMCSSHFNTHTACEDNCSVTHLNTLLRFLGSAKYSISLCMYMVTLKQVTDELIKAEDRGVKVRIITDHVMYKMERSKTKLLKERYGFEVRTPPYQDSLMHHKYCLVDAEDPNLQKMFLGSLNLTVQGCLKNFEFVCITNNSTMIKRYNEEFESLWTTFENSDIFL, encoded by the exons ATGCATAGAATGTGGAACCGGGCTTTTTTTGCACTCGGTGCAACTGTTCTTCCAATGATTTTGAATTACTTAATCAAACGAAGACATAAATTTAAACTGAAAAAGTTACGAGATGAAAAGTGGGACCAGGACAGTAGCTATTaccactgtatttttttcacgaTGAAAAACGTGATGTGTTCAAGTCATTTTAATACACATACAGCATGTGAAGATAATTGTTCAGTCACACATTTAAATACGCTGTTACGGTTCCTAGGATCAGCAAAATACTCCATATCTTTGTGCATGTATATGGTCACATTGAAGCAAGTTACTGACGAGCTAATTAAAGCCGAAGATCGCGGTGTGAAAGTTAGAATAATCACAGACCACGTTATGTACAAAATGGAACGTTCTAAAACTAAATTGCTGAAAGAACGATACG GTTTTGAGGTTCGGACGCCCCCTTATCAAGACTCCTTGATGCATCACAAATACTGCCTTGTCGATGCTGAGGATCCAAACTTGCAGAAAATGTTCCTAGGATCACTGAATTTAACAGTTCAAGGGTGTCTCAAAAACTTTGAATTCGTATGCATCACAAATAATTCAACGATGATTAAAAGGTATAATGAAGAGTTTGAATCACTTTGGACCACGTTCGAAAACTCAGACATTTTTCTTTAG